The following are encoded in a window of Lactobacillus intestinalis genomic DNA:
- the mvk gene encoding mevalonate kinase yields the protein MKSSFLAHGKVILIGEHSVVYGYDALAMPITALHIKTTVEETDGPVYMNTAHYHGPLFDAPANYDGLKYVVKTMMDKASSTDNVKITYTGEIPMERGFGSSATVALGTVKAMDNYYKLNLSNSEIMDITNHAEMINHGKASGLDAATVSSDYLVFFNKEIGPQKLQAKLGATLLIMDTGELGNTKEAVTMVRHQLDESVEANKKIERLGKLADNFKAAWIKQDKKTAGKIFNDAEEILASFGLATDKIDQLKTIALANGALGFKFSGGGLGGIVIAICDNREIAQQIADKSKDLISNYWIEEV from the coding sequence ATGAAAAGTAGTTTTTTAGCGCATGGAAAAGTTATTTTAATTGGAGAACATTCTGTAGTTTACGGTTATGATGCTTTAGCTATGCCAATTACCGCACTTCACATTAAAACAACTGTTGAAGAAACTGACGGTCCAGTTTATATGAATACAGCTCATTACCACGGACCTTTATTTGATGCACCTGCTAATTATGATGGCTTAAAATATGTTGTCAAGACAATGATGGATAAAGCAAGTAGCACAGATAACGTTAAAATTACTTATACCGGTGAAATCCCAATGGAACGTGGATTTGGATCAAGTGCCACTGTCGCTTTGGGCACAGTTAAAGCTATGGATAATTATTATAAGCTGAATTTATCCAATAGTGAAATTATGGATATTACTAATCATGCAGAAATGATTAACCATGGAAAAGCTTCAGGACTTGATGCAGCAACCGTTAGTTCTGATTATTTGGTGTTTTTTAATAAAGAAATTGGCCCTCAAAAATTACAGGCAAAATTGGGGGCTACCCTTTTAATTATGGATACGGGAGAATTGGGCAACACCAAGGAAGCTGTAACTATGGTTCGTCACCAACTTGACGAATCAGTAGAAGCTAATAAAAAGATTGAAAGACTTGGTAAACTGGCTGATAATTTCAAAGCTGCATGGATAAAGCAAGATAAGAAAACGGCCGGAAAAATTTTTAATGATGCCGAAGAGATTCTTGCTTCTTTTGGACTTGCTACTGACAAAATAGATCAGCTTAAGACCATTGCCTTAGCAAATGGTGCCCTTGGTTTTAAGTTTTCAGGTGGTGGTTTAGGTGGTATTGTAATTGCCATTTGTGATAATCGTGAGATTGCTCAGCAAATTGCTGACAAAAGTAAAGATTTAATCTCTAATTACTGGATTGAGGAAGTTTAA